The Aeoliella mucimassa genome includes the window TCTGACTCGTTGAGTCACAAAGTAATAACGGAACAAACAGGACCTAGGCGGCGAGGCTCAACAACGACGCCGCTTTCTGGTCCATAACAAGTCGGTCACCGGCGTTTTCATAACGACCGGCAATCCTCGTCAGTGCGTCCACCACGCCGAACACGGTGTACGGCGTCCGCTCACCGGCCAACTGCACGACTTGCTCCGCGATGCGGGAGCTAACGCCTTGCTTGGCCAAGAGCTTGTGGACTTCTTCGGCGTCCTCGCCGAAGGGTGTCGCCATCGCCTGGCGGATGCCGCTGGCGAAGCTGTCGCGACGTTCGTCGCGTTTCTTCACCAACTGGGCAATCGCCAACCGGACATCGTCCAAGGCATCCTGGACGTTGCCGATATGGCGACGCTTCAGCTCGACCACCTCGATGGCGTCCCAGACGATATGATTCTGGCAAATCTCTTGATACCAGAACGTCTGGACGCCGACGCTGCGGCGGCCTACCTCCGAGTTCCACACAAAGAAGCCCGGAGCGAAGTTCTCTCCACCAATTTCTACCCAGCCGTCGGGGTCGATGCC containing:
- a CDS encoding DUF932 domain-containing protein, which codes for MVNLTRASRELFSRTPDERFNSFDSLLAHCQARRERSSEHWQLSQQLCIEHTPEGLRMQLEDAETPNLSLSDWSFTQLCKLCGVQKDTVNKLTSETASRVFRDTMPHSREPLQVYAAADTALAVHSSTYSRLFDAEVLQAVREAAPDFTPPPTGMGGATGLYAGEQDMFAFGIDPDGWVEIGGENFAPGFFVWNSEVGRRSVGVQTFWYQEICQNHIVWDAIEVVELKRRHIGNVQDALDDVRLAIAQLVKKRDERRDSFASGIRQAMATPFGEDAEEVHKLLAKQGVSSRIAEQVVQLAGERTPYTVFGVVDALTRIAGRYENAGDRLVMDQKAASLLSLAA